The Devosia sp. SD17-2 genome includes a region encoding these proteins:
- a CDS encoding tyrosine recombinase XerC, with amino-acid sequence MTDAAFATDAFIQSQIAGWMRELGSVKRLAPKTLEAYARDLSQFMSFLAGHMGGPITLQSLRELRGADIRAFMAQRREESLGSRSLARVLSALKSFFGFLERENILATEALNVIRTPKVGRSLPKALTVIEAKQAIAATKELEEEPWVAARDMAVISLCYGAGLRISEALALTKEDLEAEVLRVTGKGGKVRMVPLIAPVRRAIDEYLKLSPYKLWPEDPLFRGVKGGVLSPRLIQKRMELLRSALGLPPSATPHALRHSFATHLLGKGGDLRSIQELLGHASLSTTQIYTAVDTERLLETYAKAHPRG; translated from the coding sequence ATGACCGACGCAGCCTTTGCCACTGATGCCTTCATTCAATCCCAGATCGCCGGCTGGATGCGCGAGCTCGGGTCGGTAAAGCGGCTCGCGCCCAAGACGCTTGAAGCCTATGCGCGCGATCTCTCCCAGTTCATGAGTTTTCTGGCCGGCCATATGGGCGGGCCCATCACTCTGCAATCATTGAGAGAATTGCGCGGCGCCGATATTCGCGCCTTCATGGCGCAGCGGCGCGAGGAGAGCCTGGGGTCACGGTCCCTCGCCCGGGTCCTATCGGCGCTGAAGAGCTTTTTCGGCTTTCTCGAACGCGAAAATATTCTGGCGACCGAAGCGCTCAATGTCATCCGCACGCCAAAAGTGGGGCGGTCGCTGCCCAAGGCGCTGACCGTCATTGAAGCCAAGCAAGCCATTGCCGCGACAAAGGAATTGGAAGAGGAGCCGTGGGTCGCGGCGCGCGACATGGCGGTGATCTCGCTCTGCTATGGAGCGGGCCTGCGTATTTCCGAAGCGTTGGCGCTGACCAAGGAAGATCTCGAGGCCGAGGTGCTGCGGGTGACCGGCAAGGGGGGCAAGGTCCGCATGGTGCCGCTCATCGCCCCGGTGCGCCGCGCCATCGACGAGTATCTGAAGCTAAGTCCTTATAAACTCTGGCCCGAGGACCCCCTGTTTCGCGGGGTAAAGGGCGGTGTGCTGTCGCCGCGCCTCATCCAGAAGCGGATGGAATTGCTCCGGTCCGCCCTCGGCCTGCCGCCGTCGGCGACGCCGCATGCGCTGCGCCATTCCTTTGCCACGCACCTCCTCGGCAAGGGCGGGGATTTGCGCTCGATCCAGGAATTGCTTGGCCACGCAAGCCTTTCGACCACCCAGATCTATACCGCGGTGGACACCGAGCGCCTGCTCG
- a CDS encoding primosomal protein N', which translates to MYGPGDIVAVLVGVAVEGPYSYRVPRDMEVQRGSIVSVPLGPRLTLGVVWGLPKDQVGHNRLRDISFSHDVPPLSEELLKLVEWVARYTLAAPGQVLRGVLRSPEALDAPRPVIAYRRTGFEPDKLTPARLRVLDTLIDDMAWPKAALVGASGVSTSVIDGLEKCGALEKLETPPPPVVMPPDPDAFPAKLNEEQQAALDQILAIDANSFGVALLDGVTGGGKTEVFFEAVADTLRAGRQALILLPEIALTNTFIDRFTKRFGTRPAEWHSDMTPVQRAKIWRGVLDGTVRALVGARSALFLPFRELGLLVLDEEHDGAYKQSEGFTYHARDMAIVRAHLANARVILSSATPSVESRNNANTGRYAHVRLESRFAAAAMPDITAIDMRIDGPEKGQWIAPSLAREVFGALDRGEQALLFLNRRGYAPLTLCNACGHQYKCPDCSAWMVEHRFRGVLMCHHCGHEVRVPKVCRECGQEDTLVAVGPGIERVAEEAAARFPDARRVLLSTDMGSHSQLRERFAEVERGEFDLIIGTQLVSKGHHFEKLSVVGVLDADLGLAHGDPRAAEKTFQILTQVAGRAGRASQHGKAFLQTYHPDHPVMKAMVSGDREAFYAQELLAREAGGMPPFGRLAALIVSANEQPTAMAYARTLLSCAPMAEGVRLFGPADAPVAMIRGRHRVRLLAQAGKDFDLSGYVRFWLASGEKPKGDIKLQVDIDPMSFM; encoded by the coding sequence ATGTATGGTCCCGGGGACATCGTTGCGGTTTTGGTTGGGGTCGCCGTCGAGGGCCCCTATTCCTATCGCGTGCCCAGGGACATGGAAGTCCAGCGCGGCTCCATCGTCTCGGTCCCCCTCGGTCCCCGTCTCACGCTCGGCGTCGTCTGGGGACTTCCCAAGGACCAGGTCGGCCATAACCGGTTGCGGGACATCAGCTTTTCCCACGACGTGCCGCCGCTCAGCGAAGAGCTCCTGAAGCTTGTCGAATGGGTGGCGCGCTATACGCTGGCCGCTCCCGGACAGGTACTGCGCGGCGTTCTACGATCCCCCGAAGCGCTCGATGCGCCCCGTCCGGTCATCGCCTATCGCCGCACCGGCTTCGAGCCGGACAAGCTGACGCCGGCGCGCCTGCGGGTGCTTGATACTCTCATTGATGACATGGCCTGGCCCAAGGCCGCGCTAGTGGGGGCGAGTGGGGTCTCCACCTCGGTCATCGATGGACTCGAAAAATGCGGCGCGCTCGAGAAGCTCGAAACGCCGCCGCCACCAGTGGTCATGCCGCCAGATCCGGATGCCTTTCCGGCCAAGCTCAATGAAGAGCAGCAGGCGGCCCTCGACCAGATTTTAGCCATTGATGCCAATAGCTTCGGGGTGGCGCTGCTCGACGGTGTCACCGGCGGTGGCAAGACCGAAGTCTTCTTCGAAGCGGTCGCCGACACGCTTCGCGCCGGTCGGCAGGCACTGATTCTCCTGCCCGAAATCGCGCTGACCAACACCTTCATCGACCGGTTTACCAAGCGGTTTGGCACCCGTCCGGCCGAATGGCATTCCGACATGACCCCGGTGCAACGGGCAAAAATCTGGCGCGGGGTGCTGGATGGCACGGTGCGGGCGCTGGTCGGGGCGCGCTCCGCCCTCTTCCTGCCGTTCCGCGAGCTGGGCCTTCTCGTCCTCGATGAGGAGCACGATGGCGCCTACAAGCAATCCGAGGGCTTTACCTATCATGCCCGCGACATGGCCATCGTCCGGGCGCATCTTGCCAATGCGCGGGTGATCTTGTCCTCGGCGACGCCCTCGGTCGAATCGCGCAACAATGCCAACACCGGCCGCTATGCTCATGTGCGGCTCGAAAGCCGGTTCGCGGCGGCGGCCATGCCCGACATCACCGCCATCGACATGCGCATCGACGGTCCGGAAAAAGGCCAGTGGATCGCCCCGAGCCTGGCGCGGGAAGTCTTTGGGGCGCTCGACCGGGGCGAACAGGCACTGTTGTTCCTCAACCGTCGCGGCTACGCCCCGCTCACCCTCTGCAATGCCTGCGGCCATCAGTACAAATGCCCGGATTGCTCGGCCTGGATGGTCGAACACAGGTTTCGCGGTGTGCTCATGTGCCACCATTGCGGCCATGAAGTCCGCGTCCCCAAGGTGTGCAGGGAATGCGGGCAGGAGGACACTCTTGTGGCCGTCGGTCCCGGCATCGAGCGGGTCGCCGAAGAGGCCGCAGCGCGTTTTCCCGATGCCCGCCGCGTCCTGCTCTCCACCGACATGGGCAGCCATTCCCAGCTGCGCGAACGCTTTGCCGAGGTCGAGCGGGGCGAGTTCGATCTCATCATCGGCACCCAGCTGGTTTCGAAGGGCCACCATTTCGAAAAACTCTCGGTGGTCGGGGTACTCGACGCCGATCTCGGCCTTGCCCATGGCGACCCGCGCGCGGCCGAAAAAACCTTCCAGATCCTGACGCAGGTCGCCGGCCGGGCAGGGCGCGCCAGCCAGCATGGCAAGGCGTTCCTCCAGACCTATCACCCCGATCACCCGGTGATGAAAGCCATGGTTTCCGGGGATCGTGAGGCCTTTTACGCCCAGGAGCTGCTGGCCCGGGAAGCCGGGGGCATGCCGCCGTTCGGTCGGCTGGCTGCGCTCATCGTCTCGGCCAATGAGCAGCCGACCGCCATGGCCTATGCCCGGACACTGCTGTCGTGTGCACCGATGGCGGAGGGAGTGCGGCTCTTCGGCCCTGCCGATGCGCCCGTTGCCATGATCAGGGGCAGGCACCGGGTTCGGCTGCTTGCGCAGGCGGGCAAGGATTTCGATCTTTCCGGCTATGTACGCTTCTGGCTGGCGAGCGGCGAAAAACCCAAGGGGGACATAAAGTTACAGGTCGATATCGACCCCATGAGCTTCATGTAA